A genomic stretch from Candidatus Melainabacteria bacterium includes:
- a CDS encoding glycosyltransferase family 1 protein, with the protein MTPQPKDLSQFPVLLWIPGSLQIFGGHTIQFERTATYLRALGWDVTVDFTPEVDLSRFKVVQGLGLTPRQITECKTRGAAVLLSTVYWSVEYGYPTYRTSDWLRQKLGRSKLAIKTGLQIIRGTGSAAGLKLAQQAYSQKARYDVADILLPNSQLEKECIIRELGTTTPQMIVPNSADRNIFRITEPWQNRKNSVAYCGRIEPHKNQLNLIRAAKSINVPLTIVGPSHPHHQHYYDTCVREAQGADIKFLALQKQEDLVALYNSVKVHAVPSWFETTGLVSLESALCGCGVVSTNQGFAREYLGDHVEYCHPNDIQGIARAIQAAFQRPPNQEFINHIKEDFCWERTAEATSNAYLAALNQ; encoded by the coding sequence ATGACTCCACAACCGAAAGACCTCAGCCAATTTCCGGTTCTTCTATGGATTCCTGGGTCCTTGCAGATCTTTGGCGGACATACGATTCAGTTTGAACGCACAGCGACCTACTTGCGCGCCCTGGGCTGGGACGTAACTGTTGACTTCACGCCAGAAGTTGATCTATCCAGATTTAAAGTCGTGCAAGGGCTCGGTCTAACGCCGCGTCAAATAACTGAATGCAAAACGCGCGGTGCAGCAGTACTTCTATCGACCGTTTACTGGTCAGTCGAATATGGCTATCCGACCTACAGAACTTCTGACTGGCTGCGCCAGAAATTGGGGCGCTCAAAACTTGCAATCAAGACCGGACTGCAAATAATCAGGGGTACAGGTAGTGCAGCAGGTCTCAAATTAGCCCAGCAAGCCTATTCACAGAAAGCCCGCTATGATGTTGCCGACATTTTATTACCCAACTCGCAACTTGAAAAGGAATGCATAATTCGCGAACTGGGCACGACTACTCCCCAGATGATCGTTCCGAATTCGGCAGACCGTAATATTTTTCGCATAACAGAGCCCTGGCAAAACAGAAAAAATTCAGTCGCGTATTGCGGGAGAATCGAACCTCACAAAAATCAACTAAATTTGATCAGGGCGGCCAAAAGCATCAATGTGCCGCTCACAATTGTGGGTCCGAGCCATCCGCACCATCAGCACTATTACGACACATGCGTCCGCGAAGCGCAGGGTGCAGATATCAAGTTTCTGGCATTACAAAAGCAAGAAGATCTGGTGGCTCTATATAATTCGGTCAAAGTTCATGCAGTCCCCAGTTGGTTTGAAACAACCGGGCTCGTTTCGCTGGAATCAGCACTATGCGGATGCGGTGTAGTTTCAACAAACCAGGGCTTCGCGCGAGAATATCTCGGCGATCATGTTGAATATTGCCATCCAAACGATATTCAGGGTATCGCCAGAGCAATTCAGGCGGCCTTCCAGCGCCCCCCCAATCAAGAATTCATCAATCACATCAAAGAAGATTTTTGCTGGGAACGAACAGCTGAAGCCACTTCCAATGCATACCTGGCAGCACTAAACCAGTAG
- a CDS encoding acyltransferase, with translation MSFAARKCCFQKRFQGYSHLTLAAQTKPIKSVELPQSQPGHGGAAPPVKNRYLFIDGLRGIAALCVLFHHCLLGTSMEVPLRMILPQVVQLVCSYGAFGVQIFFVISGFVIAHSMRRMASAKDFTKFVLRRQIRLDPPYWCVLALSFAALAAERFMPGLQSEPVPDLREVLLNLFYLQGVTHVRNIVAGSWTLCLEVQFYLLTASFLMFGHFIAKRTSAKVGDFTVSLLITALAVFSNIRAFHGALGPWFFDFWFYFASGLLCYRAYKGTTSPLFFGVAAAVLMITGIVGVNVALLVGAVTAVAVFVACRLNKLGSWLAHPIFQYFGKISYSLYLINVLSAMSILRIGYKITGNNTTFAVVWFVFAAVVSIAAAHLLYVFAEKPSLALAERLKAKLWVDN, from the coding sequence TTGTCATTTGCCGCACGCAAATGCTGTTTTCAAAAGCGCTTTCAAGGATATAGTCATTTGACCCTGGCTGCTCAAACGAAGCCCATTAAGTCAGTCGAGCTGCCTCAGTCTCAACCAGGTCATGGCGGTGCCGCGCCGCCTGTGAAAAATCGCTATTTGTTCATTGACGGTTTGCGCGGAATAGCCGCTCTTTGTGTGTTGTTTCATCATTGTCTCCTGGGCACTTCGATGGAAGTGCCACTGCGCATGATATTGCCTCAAGTAGTTCAACTTGTGTGCTCGTATGGTGCTTTTGGCGTCCAGATTTTTTTTGTCATCAGCGGATTTGTAATTGCTCATTCTATGCGCAGAATGGCATCAGCAAAGGATTTCACAAAATTCGTTCTAAGAAGACAAATTCGTCTCGATCCACCTTACTGGTGTGTACTGGCGCTCTCATTTGCGGCTCTGGCGGCGGAGCGTTTTATGCCGGGGTTGCAGTCTGAGCCGGTTCCTGATCTGCGCGAGGTTTTGCTCAACCTCTTTTATCTTCAGGGTGTTACTCACGTTCGAAATATTGTCGCGGGCTCGTGGACTCTCTGTCTCGAGGTGCAATTTTATCTACTCACAGCTTCCTTTCTTATGTTTGGCCATTTTATTGCCAAACGCACGAGCGCAAAAGTTGGAGACTTTACAGTCTCTCTCTTGATCACAGCACTGGCTGTCTTTTCCAACATTCGCGCTTTTCACGGCGCACTGGGCCCCTGGTTTTTTGATTTCTGGTTCTATTTTGCCAGTGGACTTCTCTGTTATCGCGCTTACAAAGGCACGACTTCACCGCTTTTCTTCGGTGTTGCGGCTGCAGTTTTGATGATTACTGGAATAGTCGGAGTAAACGTGGCATTGCTGGTTGGCGCGGTTACAGCTGTCGCGGTATTCGTTGCCTGCCGTCTGAACAAGCTTGGTTCATGGCTCGCTCATCCGATTTTTCAATATTTTGGGAAAATCTCCTACAGTCTTTATTTGATCAACGTTCTCAGCGCCATGTCGATTCTGAGAATCGGCTACAAAATAACTGGAAACAACACGACCTTTGCTGTGGTCTGGTTTGTTTTCGCTGCTGTTGTGAGCATAGCAGCGGCGCACCTTCTCTATGTATTCGCTGAAAAGCCAAGCCTTGCACTGGCAGAAAGATTGAAAGCAAAACTGTGGGTCGACAATTGA
- a CDS encoding glycosyltransferase yields the protein MTEKISVIIAVESSRERMQQAVESVLSQRSENYELIIVDEEFSPFLESASNTHSNIKLVCQPNRGIACARNAGLGAASGEFIAFLDPDDRWMPGKLAAQIDVFRTNADIAFCFTEFSSASVVDVRESAHSKLASLEQLFEIELDAAKIRTFRTKAVERDVAALMFLEEQCIPLSTVMIRRSCLPYTGLFDPMLGIGASCDMWVKILRHFNAAQVMEHLVTCFSRELAGNEAAANAFDHSEIYQKYIQYGSAVANEKLVAFARTLLERSAHTMRCHRFA from the coding sequence GTGACTGAAAAGATAAGTGTGATCATCGCCGTCGAGAGCAGCCGTGAGCGCATGCAGCAAGCGGTGGAATCGGTTTTAAGTCAGAGAAGCGAGAACTACGAGCTGATAATCGTTGACGAGGAATTCTCACCGTTTTTAGAGAGTGCAAGCAACACTCATTCAAACATCAAACTGGTTTGTCAGCCGAATCGAGGCATTGCGTGTGCTCGTAATGCTGGTTTGGGAGCTGCGTCTGGTGAATTTATCGCCTTCCTTGATCCCGATGACAGATGGATGCCAGGCAAGTTGGCTGCTCAAATCGATGTATTCAGGACAAATGCAGACATTGCCTTTTGTTTTACAGAATTCAGTAGTGCCAGTGTTGTCGACGTAAGAGAATCAGCACACTCAAAGTTGGCTTCCCTTGAGCAGCTGTTTGAAATCGAATTAGATGCAGCAAAGATAAGAACCTTCCGCACGAAAGCGGTCGAGCGCGATGTTGCTGCTCTGATGTTTCTCGAGGAACAATGCATTCCTTTGAGCACAGTTATGATACGGCGAAGCTGTCTGCCATACACAGGTTTGTTCGACCCGATGTTGGGCATCGGGGCCTCCTGCGATATGTGGGTAAAAATCCTTCGGCACTTCAATGCGGCACAGGTGATGGAACATCTGGTCACTTGTTTTTCGCGTGAATTAGCTGGGAACGAGGCTGCTGCCAACGCCTTTGACCACTCCGAAATTTATCAGAAATATATTCAATATGGCAGTGCAGTTGCTAACGAAAAACTGGTCGCATTTGCCAGGACACTGTTAGAGAGGTCTGCACACACGATGCGGTGTCATCGGTTTGCATGA
- a CDS encoding glycosyltransferase: protein MPLVSVIIPCYNPNAYLTDAINSVLKQSLQDFEIAVIDDGSTVDVSTFLPTDSRIKYVRREHDGVAISRNVGFSVTTGDYIAFLDADDLWHENKLALQTKMMQADPDMALCYTNVATLDQRSGRSGEPVVAPGDSHVDFSRSAFEIMDQCNICTSTVMIRREALNICGWFDPLLSFSEDYDLFLRIGRFFRRLGYVSTAEVSYRIWDSNVSARYKQAYQFGCQTLRRHHRFGSYIKDSELSRVADGLSDRLSLFCAARAYDNCRARLKNREIIGFAQEFISALFLNPQVVYEGLSSWVGKRLPRVSQSD from the coding sequence ATGCCGCTGGTAAGCGTTATCATCCCCTGCTATAACCCGAACGCCTACCTCACCGATGCTATTAATTCGGTTTTAAAACAGTCGTTGCAAGATTTCGAAATTGCCGTCATAGATGATGGCTCTACCGTTGATGTGAGCACGTTTTTGCCGACCGACAGCCGCATCAAATACGTTCGACGAGAGCATGATGGCGTGGCTATTTCCAGAAATGTAGGATTCTCGGTAACCACAGGCGATTACATCGCATTTCTTGACGCTGATGACCTGTGGCATGAGAACAAACTTGCTCTGCAAACAAAAATGATGCAAGCAGATCCTGACATGGCTCTTTGTTACACCAATGTGGCCACCCTTGACCAACGCTCTGGGCGTTCAGGAGAGCCAGTCGTGGCTCCAGGAGACTCACATGTAGATTTCTCTCGTTCTGCATTCGAGATTATGGATCAGTGCAACATCTGCACAAGCACTGTGATGATCAGACGCGAGGCTTTGAATATTTGCGGTTGGTTTGATCCATTGCTGTCCTTCAGTGAAGATTATGATTTATTTTTGAGAATTGGCCGGTTTTTTCGGCGGCTCGGATATGTTTCCACGGCTGAAGTGAGTTACAGAATATGGGACTCAAACGTCTCTGCTCGCTACAAGCAAGCCTATCAATTCGGCTGTCAGACACTGAGGCGCCATCACCGTTTCGGTAGTTACATCAAAGACTCTGAGTTGTCCCGGGTTGCAGATGGACTCAGTGATCGCCTCTCACTCTTTTGTGCCGCGAGAGCCTACGACAATTGCCGGGCTCGTTTGAAAAATCGTGAAATTATAGGCTTTGCACAAGAGTTTATATCGGCGTTGTTCTTGAATCCCCAGGTCGTTTACGAAGGACTGTCAAGTTGGGTTGGGAAGCGCTTACCGCGAGTTTCTCAAAGTGACTGA
- a CDS encoding glycosyltransferase family 1 protein — translation MIRILLSPSAFYPSLGGVEEICRNLAHRLAAKNFEVAVAVNRHPTSLPDHEEIESIDVHRFAFEYPSKTVSGLGPVFRFPHNTKNYLAFVKSFAPDLVHLICPSSNSLYGYVAMELLKQKTLVTLQGEFFMDMNGLYDRSAFARLCASKLLHKANGVTACSQYVMDDAKRRFNFNAPIEQVVFNGVDLAENSLTASLKPHSRPFIFAIGRLVKNKGFDWLLRAFKRLTETQTEVDLILAGDGEERQNLEALSKELSLSERVHFLGRQGRAQVSDLFKSCLFFVLPSPVEPFGIVCLEAMRAGKPLIATNTGGPPEFVRDHVDGLLVPPEDDVSLFQAMDQLCSSKESQALFGRNALDQVQGFDWQKITDQYIELYKQILN, via the coding sequence ATGATCAGGATCCTACTGAGTCCAAGTGCCTTCTATCCGAGCCTCGGCGGCGTCGAAGAAATTTGCAGAAACCTCGCGCATCGTTTGGCCGCAAAGAACTTTGAAGTCGCCGTTGCAGTAAACAGACATCCAACATCGCTACCCGATCATGAAGAGATCGAAAGCATCGACGTTCATCGTTTTGCCTTTGAATACCCAAGCAAAACCGTATCAGGGCTCGGTCCGGTGTTTCGCTTTCCACACAATACAAAGAACTATCTCGCTTTCGTCAAATCGTTTGCACCAGATTTAGTGCACCTCATCTGTCCGAGTTCCAATTCGCTCTATGGCTACGTGGCAATGGAACTGCTCAAGCAGAAAACGCTGGTTACGCTGCAAGGCGAGTTTTTCATGGACATGAATGGTCTCTACGATCGCTCCGCTTTCGCTCGTCTGTGCGCCTCTAAGCTGCTTCATAAAGCCAATGGCGTGACTGCCTGTTCTCAATACGTCATGGATGATGCAAAACGGCGGTTCAACTTCAATGCACCAATCGAGCAAGTAGTTTTTAACGGTGTCGATCTGGCTGAAAACTCTCTGACTGCGTCATTGAAACCGCATTCAAGACCGTTCATTTTTGCCATCGGTCGCTTGGTAAAAAACAAGGGCTTTGACTGGCTGCTGCGCGCATTCAAACGACTGACGGAGACACAGACTGAAGTCGATCTGATTCTCGCCGGCGACGGCGAAGAACGCCAAAACCTGGAAGCGTTGAGTAAAGAGTTGTCTCTCTCCGAGAGAGTCCATTTCTTAGGACGCCAGGGCAGAGCCCAGGTAAGCGACTTATTTAAGTCCTGCTTATTCTTTGTGCTTCCCTCCCCCGTAGAACCGTTCGGCATTGTCTGCCTGGAAGCAATGCGCGCCGGAAAACCGCTGATTGCAACAAACACGGGTGGTCCACCAGAGTTTGTTCGAGATCATGTCGATGGACTGCTGGTGCCACCGGAAGATGACGTTTCCTTGTTTCAAGCGATGGATCAACTTTGCTCGAGCAAAGAGTCACAAGCACTGTTTGGTAGAAATGCCCTGGACCAGGTGCAAGGCTTCGATTGGCAAAAGATTACAGATCAATACATCGAACTCTACAAGCAGATCTTGAACTGA
- a CDS encoding FkbM family methyltransferase, which yields MLGDQDERRGLLRSRDWAEVNREALKSEKLESSEHWLTPDSYKQCLAEIEPFIANYNWLWKVLRWRAGLHGGMFPERAYAALKPFGNQKKPYFIGTTTAGVKFVGDYRDLYSVLLVVDPSFHLDFVKFICEKLTARRGKVFIDVGSNMGIVAASVAKLLGPDYRVIAVEPVHATATRAAATFALNSLSNVELFKGAISETNGEISFFQIPGHSDRASIHADAIERDQNLIKITVPSRTLDSIADERKLGEIGFIKFDVEGHEPSAVAGTQSIIERDKPDIIYEYAFAVAEKMGWEASDVAALIGKITPYKFFSMVDDQTLGDFPPPAKNEGLVNIYCSPE from the coding sequence ATGCTCGGAGACCAGGATGAGCGTCGAGGACTGTTGCGCTCCAGGGACTGGGCAGAAGTGAATCGGGAAGCTTTGAAATCTGAAAAGCTCGAGAGCTCCGAGCACTGGTTAACACCAGACAGCTACAAGCAATGCTTGGCAGAGATAGAGCCATTTATAGCCAACTACAACTGGCTATGGAAGGTGCTGCGGTGGCGCGCAGGTTTGCACGGCGGCATGTTCCCAGAGCGCGCCTACGCTGCTCTGAAGCCTTTCGGCAATCAAAAGAAGCCATACTTCATTGGCACAACTACTGCCGGTGTCAAATTTGTCGGAGATTACCGAGACCTTTACTCAGTGCTGCTCGTCGTCGACCCGAGCTTTCATTTAGATTTTGTCAAATTCATCTGCGAAAAACTGACAGCCCGGCGCGGCAAAGTATTTATCGACGTCGGTTCCAACATGGGAATTGTTGCAGCATCAGTGGCAAAGTTGCTCGGACCGGATTATCGAGTCATCGCAGTCGAGCCAGTTCATGCGACCGCAACAAGAGCAGCCGCCACCTTTGCTCTAAATTCCCTGTCAAACGTGGAACTATTCAAGGGCGCAATCAGCGAAACCAACGGCGAAATTTCTTTCTTCCAGATACCGGGTCACTCTGATAGAGCGTCAATTCATGCCGATGCAATCGAGAGAGATCAAAATCTGATCAAGATCACAGTACCGAGCAGAACCCTCGATTCCATTGCCGATGAGCGAAAACTCGGCGAAATCGGATTTATAAAGTTCGACGTCGAAGGGCACGAACCCTCCGCAGTTGCGGGCACACAGTCGATCATTGAAAGAGATAAGCCTGACATTATCTACGAATATGCCTTTGCAGTGGCGGAAAAAATGGGATGGGAAGCATCAGATGTAGCAGCGCTTATCGGAAAAATCACTCCTTACAAGTTTTTCTCCATGGTCGACGATCAAACGCTCGGAGATTTCCCGCCCCCTGCTAAAAATGAGGGACTGGTCAATATCTACTGTAGCCCTGAATAA
- a CDS encoding glycosyltransferase, with protein MTTKEPKLSILVPVYNERRTLRTLMRRLLQSPIQIPFEIIAVDDCSRDGSREILQELAAEDSRIRLVFHTENTGKGGAIHTAIKEMTGDIALVQDADLEYDPNEIPRVIAPILDGRADASFGSRYAGRECRRVLYYMHTVMNKTLTWLTNLVTDLDLTDMETCYKAVRADILKQTPLKQKRFGMEPELTVRLAQWGARIYEVPISYSGRSYAEGKKITWKDGVQALFVIFWVAFIDRKFTTHDGYYHLKAVRGPGVNHWMFDTIKPFVGNDVLEAGCGIGNLSEMMLNKSSLTCVDIDPLFVELISRRFSHLENFTAIKQDIVDLKTDNLKNTPDTVICLNVLELVNNDEQALQNFYDVLQPGGNLILMVPQHGALFSGLDNRFGHLRRYDKEKLEQLLTKAGFEVRSVKDFNRLGFLGWLVFSRLLQEKELSGSAMWLFNLILPIAKRLEFLSFVPGVSIVAVARKPAEAGAKFFSPANQFQIART; from the coding sequence ATGACGACCAAGGAACCGAAGCTTAGTATTCTCGTGCCCGTGTACAACGAGCGCAGAACGCTACGAACTCTAATGCGGCGGTTGCTACAATCTCCGATCCAAATTCCCTTTGAGATAATCGCCGTCGACGACTGCAGCAGGGACGGTTCGCGCGAGATCTTACAAGAGCTAGCCGCAGAGGATTCACGCATCCGTCTGGTTTTCCACACGGAGAACACCGGCAAGGGCGGAGCCATTCACACAGCTATAAAAGAGATGACCGGTGACATAGCACTGGTTCAGGACGCCGATCTTGAATACGATCCAAATGAAATACCGAGAGTGATCGCGCCTATTCTCGATGGCAGGGCTGATGCGTCTTTTGGTAGCCGTTACGCAGGCAGAGAATGTCGCCGAGTTTTGTACTACATGCATACGGTCATGAACAAAACACTGACCTGGCTGACCAATCTTGTCACAGACCTGGATCTGACCGACATGGAGACATGCTACAAAGCGGTCAGAGCAGACATTCTCAAGCAAACACCTCTCAAACAGAAACGCTTCGGCATGGAACCAGAGCTGACAGTACGTCTAGCTCAGTGGGGGGCACGCATTTATGAAGTGCCTATAAGCTACTCCGGACGAAGCTATGCAGAAGGAAAGAAGATAACCTGGAAAGACGGCGTGCAAGCGTTGTTTGTAATTTTCTGGGTGGCTTTTATCGACCGAAAGTTCACCACTCATGATGGTTACTATCACCTCAAAGCCGTACGCGGACCAGGTGTGAACCACTGGATGTTCGATACGATCAAACCATTTGTAGGCAATGATGTGCTCGAAGCAGGTTGCGGTATCGGCAACCTTTCAGAAATGATGCTCAACAAATCGAGCCTTACTTGCGTCGATATCGATCCTTTGTTTGTGGAGTTGATCTCCAGACGGTTTTCTCATCTCGAAAATTTCACCGCCATCAAACAAGACATTGTCGACCTGAAAACAGATAACCTGAAGAATACGCCTGACACGGTCATCTGTTTAAATGTTCTAGAGCTCGTCAACAACGACGAACAAGCCCTGCAAAACTTCTACGACGTCTTGCAGCCAGGCGGCAATCTGATTTTGATGGTGCCTCAACACGGAGCATTATTCAGCGGCTTGGACAACAGATTCGGACACCTGCGCCGTTACGACAAAGAGAAGCTGGAACAACTCTTAACCAAAGCAGGTTTCGAAGTTCGATCAGTGAAAGATTTCAATCGTTTAGGTTTCCTGGGTTGGCTCGTCTTCAGCCGCCTGTTACAAGAGAAAGAACTTTCAGGCTCTGCCATGTGGCTGTTCAACTTGATTTTGCCGATCGCAAAAAGACTGGAGTTTCTCAGCTTCGTTCCAGGAGTGAGCATCGTTGCCGTAGCTCGCAAACCCGCCGAAGCCGGAGCAAAATTTTTTTCCCCAGCGAACCAGTTCCAAATAGCTAGAACCTAG
- a CDS encoding DUF2142 domain-containing protein: MANDLQIQPKLSSSRAAVVQTTGARQYVIALAVVATIFGALYLFYARPGSAGDEPAHYANVIYYARHKCMPILGQPEVSYEGQMGPVYYALSAPVWLACAGLGEHEAFFALRIFDLLLVPLTVFLSYRLASIAKPEDKTFVLATTTFMALNPSLLSIAASIQNDALTCVLTMAISLLCFKFMQDDTNLIRKGVLIGLLTGVAILTKATAVFLVVAIPVYAIVCWRWRSAKFIAAFGSAVGLSAGWWFVRNVVLYGDLSAQAALTKFNYNNNPPPFDFREWPKLRHFLWETETYYWMPIQYYRDVFHTPVWLRSIVGIFTALGLIGAFGIVVKHVKDCLQNKTLKPFFPLFMATQYAVCMLVFIYSCARITHFAARVTFPTIIIYAAMIASGCFVVRKFKQSEKAFLALLAAGMIAANVYVLIQLNSMPVLPFHHIFSVPPYL; the protein is encoded by the coding sequence ATGGCAAACGATCTACAAATACAGCCAAAACTCAGTAGCAGTCGAGCAGCTGTGGTACAGACGACTGGCGCACGTCAATATGTAATCGCCCTGGCCGTAGTTGCCACCATCTTTGGTGCACTGTACTTATTCTACGCGCGCCCGGGAAGTGCTGGCGATGAGCCAGCCCACTATGCCAATGTTATCTACTACGCCCGCCACAAGTGCATGCCCATTTTGGGACAACCTGAAGTCTCTTATGAAGGACAGATGGGTCCGGTTTACTACGCGCTTTCAGCACCGGTTTGGTTAGCTTGTGCAGGACTTGGAGAGCACGAGGCATTCTTTGCCTTACGAATTTTTGACTTGCTCCTCGTGCCTTTGACGGTATTCCTTAGTTACAGGTTGGCTTCGATCGCCAAGCCAGAGGACAAGACGTTTGTTCTCGCCACGACGACTTTTATGGCGCTCAACCCCAGTTTGCTCTCCATTGCAGCCAGTATTCAAAATGATGCCCTGACATGCGTTTTGACGATGGCGATTTCACTTCTGTGCTTCAAGTTCATGCAAGACGATACCAATCTCATAAGGAAGGGTGTTCTGATCGGCTTGCTAACAGGCGTTGCGATTCTCACGAAAGCAACAGCGGTTTTTCTGGTCGTCGCCATCCCCGTATATGCCATTGTTTGTTGGCGCTGGCGCAGTGCCAAATTTATTGCAGCTTTTGGCTCCGCGGTTGGTCTCAGTGCCGGCTGGTGGTTTGTGCGTAATGTCGTGCTCTACGGAGACCTTTCAGCCCAGGCAGCTCTGACGAAATTCAATTACAACAATAATCCACCGCCATTCGATTTTAGAGAATGGCCAAAATTACGCCATTTCTTATGGGAGACCGAAACCTATTATTGGATGCCAATTCAATACTACAGAGACGTCTTCCACACTCCAGTCTGGCTGAGAAGCATTGTTGGCATATTCACGGCTTTAGGCTTAATCGGAGCTTTCGGCATAGTCGTGAAGCACGTCAAAGACTGCCTGCAAAACAAAACTCTGAAGCCGTTTTTTCCTCTATTTATGGCCACGCAATACGCTGTATGCATGTTGGTTTTCATTTACTCATGCGCACGTATCACACACTTTGCCGCTCGAGTAACCTTCCCCACAATCATCATCTACGCAGCGATGATAGCCAGTGGTTGCTTCGTGGTCAGAAAGTTCAAGCAGTCAGAAAAAGCATTTTTGGCTCTATTGGCGGCTGGAATGATCGCAGCCAACGTGTACGTCCTTATTCAATTGAACTCGATGCCAGTGCTTCCGTTTCATCACATCTTCTCAGTGCCACCTTACCTTTGA
- a CDS encoding methyltransferase domain-containing protein, whose protein sequence is MNIKKHIPYSVKQSIRNLIVQTVTSPPVRAFYCTKFRQTVDAIGSGEVKLHFGCGPRHLDGWVNVDLIPNRPQPDILIDVQLKLPLRDACVDYIYSEDLIEHLTYDGAKNFLSECSRVLKPGGMLRVGTPDLESFMRAYLDRSQGDLDFYREHEGCQTFAEMFNCGMRAWGHTFIYDEETLSGILEQRGFQVARKDFNDTEATAFEGLDLRNPVEGAHSFFLECRKLPATATTKQQKSLVAAR, encoded by the coding sequence ATGAACATCAAGAAACACATTCCGTATTCAGTTAAACAGTCGATCCGCAATCTCATCGTGCAGACCGTCACGTCCCCTCCAGTGCGAGCGTTTTACTGTACAAAGTTCAGACAAACCGTTGATGCAATTGGATCAGGCGAGGTCAAACTGCACTTCGGCTGTGGTCCAAGACATCTGGACGGCTGGGTCAATGTCGACCTGATTCCGAATCGTCCGCAACCGGATATTTTGATCGATGTTCAACTAAAGTTGCCGCTTCGCGACGCCTGTGTCGATTACATCTACTCAGAAGACTTGATCGAACACCTCACTTACGATGGCGCGAAAAATTTTCTCAGCGAGTGCTCGCGTGTCCTCAAGCCGGGCGGCATGCTCAGAGTAGGTACGCCGGACCTGGAATCTTTCATGCGTGCCTATCTCGATCGCTCACAGGGCGACCTTGATTTTTATCGTGAACATGAAGGCTGCCAGACCTTTGCAGAGATGTTCAACTGCGGCATGAGAGCCTGGGGTCATACATTCATTTACGATGAAGAGACTCTCAGCGGCATCCTCGAGCAGCGAGGCTTCCAGGTGGCACGCAAAGATTTCAATGACACGGAGGCAACTGCCTTTGAAGGTCTGGATCTGCGCAATCCTGTCGAAGGTGCTCACAGCTTCTTCCTCGAGTGTCGAAAACTCCCTGCTACAGCCACTACAAAGCAGCAGAAGAGCCTCGTCGCCGCGCGCTAG
- a CDS encoding glycosyltransferase: MELKLSVIVPVYNSERSLFTLIERLEPVLRQTASDFELIFVNDGSTNSTKEILTQLTHQYSWVRAINFMRNFGQHSAVLCGIRAAKFPVIITMDDDLQHPPEEIPKLIDTLNEGWDVVYGTPEAQQHGIWRDLASELTKIVLSGAMGASTARNISAFRIFRTKLRDAFSMYYGPAVSVDALLTWGTTKFAAIPVRHDPRHAGVSNYTFGKLLIHAINVVTGFSTIPLRLATLNGCICLGLGFILLVYVFGRFLIQGCDVPGFPFLASVVIIFSGAQLFSLGIVGEYLARMYAKSMAKPTYVIETEEEVGALQAFEEIPGRLDKSSQLTSVR, from the coding sequence ATTGAATTGAAGTTATCTGTCATAGTACCTGTCTATAACAGTGAACGTAGCTTGTTCACGCTAATCGAGCGCCTGGAGCCAGTTTTGCGCCAGACAGCAAGTGACTTCGAGCTTATTTTTGTAAATGACGGCAGCACCAACAGCACAAAAGAAATTTTGACCCAGCTAACCCACCAGTACAGCTGGGTGCGCGCCATCAACTTCATGCGCAATTTCGGGCAGCACAGTGCGGTGCTCTGCGGAATCCGTGCCGCAAAATTTCCTGTCATCATCACGATGGACGATGACTTGCAACACCCACCGGAAGAAATTCCAAAACTGATCGATACGCTCAACGAAGGTTGGGATGTAGTCTACGGAACACCTGAAGCGCAACAGCACGGTATCTGGAGAGACCTTGCTTCCGAATTGACCAAGATCGTCTTATCCGGAGCCATGGGTGCCTCTACTGCTCGAAACATCAGCGCTTTTAGAATATTCCGCACAAAATTGCGCGACGCTTTCAGCATGTACTACGGTCCAGCAGTTTCCGTTGACGCGCTTCTCACCTGGGGCACGACAAAATTTGCCGCTATTCCTGTGCGCCATGACCCCAGACACGCCGGAGTCTCCAATTACACGTTCGGTAAATTGCTCATACATGCAATCAATGTGGTTACCGGTTTCAGCACCATTCCACTGAGATTGGCGACACTCAATGGGTGCATTTGCCTGGGTCTGGGATTCATACTACTGGTCTATGTTTTCGGTAGATTCCTGATTCAAGGTTGCGACGTACCGGGTTTCCCATTTCTCGCATCTGTTGTGATCATTTTTTCAGGAGCGCAACTTTTCTCGCTGGGAATTGTCGGCGAATACCTGGCTCGTATGTACGCCAAATCAATGGCCAAACCGACTTACGTCATAGAGACAGAAGAGGAAGTTGGTGCCTTGCAAGCTTTTGAAGAAATTCCAGGTCGCCTGGACAAATCAAGCCAGCTCACATCAGTGCGTTGA